A part of Saimiri boliviensis isolate mSaiBol1 chromosome 11, mSaiBol1.pri, whole genome shotgun sequence genomic DNA contains:
- the LOC141580379 gene encoding PRAME family member 20-like — MSIWTPPRLLELVGRKLLRDQALAVCTLEELPTELFPPLFMEAFSRRHCEALKAMVQAWPFSRLPLGSLMKTPCLETFQAVLHGLDALLTQGVCLRRRKLQVLDLRDVSENFWMVWSEAMARGYLPDATRKRKPAQDCSVMRGQQRLTVFVDLCLQNRTLDECLTCLFLWVKQREGLLHLCCKKLKVLGTPLHKVQSILNMVNPECIQEVEVNCRWRLPDLAEFTPYLGQMRNLHKLALSHVDVPCYFSPEQKEEFVTQFTSQFLKLHHLQKLYMNCVSFLEGHLAQLLSCLKTPLKILAITNCVLSESDLRHLSQSPSISQLMTLDLSGISLANLSLVPLQLLLEKVAATLEYLDLDDCGIEDSQVNAILPALSRCFELTTFSFRGNPISMATLENLLSHTIRLNNLRLELYPAPRESYDASGALCRWRFAQLGAELMGRVKVLRQTKRVLFSTACCPHCGHRAYYDLEVNQCSG; from the exons ATGAGCATCTGGACTCCACCCAGACTCCTGGAGCTGGTGGGACGGAAGCTGCTGAGGGACCAGGCCTTGGCCGTCTGCACCCTGGAGGAGCTGCCCACGGAACTTTTCCCCCCGCTGTTCATGGAGGCCTTCAGCAGGAGACACTGTGAGGCTCTGAAGGCGATGGTGCAGGCCTGGCCCTTCTCCCGCCTCCCTCTGGGGTCCCTGATGAAGACGCCTTGCCTGGAGACCTTCCAAGCTGTGCTCCATGGACTTGATGCACTGCTGACCCAGGGGGTTTGTCTCAG AAGAAGGAaacttcaagtcctggatttacGGGATGTCAGTGAGAACTTCTGGATGGTGTGGTCTGAGGCCATGGCCCGCGGGTACTTACCAGATGCCACGAGGAAGAGAAAACCAGCTCAGGACTGTTCAGTGATGAGAGGACAGCAGCGCTTGACTGTGTTCGTAGACCTTTGCCTCCAGAACAGGACTCTGGATGAATGCCTcacctgcctctttctgtgggtcAAGCAGAGGGAAGGTTTACTACACCTGTGCTGTAAGAAGCTGAAAGTCTTGGGAACGCCCCTCCACAAAGTCCAAAGCATCCTGAATATGGTGAACCCAGAGtgtatccaggaggtggaagtgaaTTGCAGGTGGCGACTGCCCGACCTGGCAGAGTTTACCCCATACCTGGGCCAGATGAGGAATCTTCACAAGCTCGCTCTCTCCCACGTCGACGTCCCTTGCTACTTTTCCCCAGAGCAGAAGGAGGAGTTTGTTACCCAGTTCACCTCTCAGTTCCTCAAGCTGCACCACCTCCAAAAGCTGTATATGAACTGTGTTTCTTTCCTCGAAGGCCATCtggcccagctgctcag CTGTCTGAAGACCCCGTTAAAGATCCTCGCAATAACGAACTGTGTGCTTTCGGAATCGGACTTGAGGCATCTGTCCCAGTCCCCCAGCATCAGTCAACTAATGACCCTGGACCTGAGtggcatcagcctggccaatctgaGTCTTGTGCCTCTCCAACTCCTGCTAGAAAAAGTGGCAGCCACCCTGGAGTACCTGGACTTAGATGACTGTGGGATCGAAGACTCCCAAGTCAATGCCATCCTGCCTGCCTTAAGCCGCTGCTTTGAGCTCACCACCTTCAGCTTTCGTGGAAATCCCATCTCCATGGCCACCCTGGAGAACCTGCTGTCCCACACAATCAGACTGAACAACTTACGCCTGGAGCTGTATCCCGCCCCACGGGAGAGTTATGATGCTTCTGGTGCTCTCTGCCGGTGGAGGTTTGCCCAACTGGGGGCTGAGCTGATGGGGAGAGTGAAGGTCTTGAGGCAGACCAAGAGGGTCTTGTTCTCTACCGCCTGCTGCCCTCACTGTGGCCACAGGGCATATTATGACCTGGAGGTAAATCAATGCAGCGGTTGA